The segment ttaatttaaaagctaTTGGTGGCTTTCAAACGTCAGTGAAAAAACGTTTCTCTCCGTGTCTATAAGATGTTACCCGGCCAGCAATCAAAACCAATCTGTTAAAAAACCCCTAAGAAGTACAGGCTATTTATGACTTGTTTAAGTTTGAATGCGGGTTATTTTGCAGTCTCATAGGGGAAAATAAAGTGGAAACTGcaacttcttcctttctgtttttgttgTGCCAGTACACTTCGATGCAATTACCTATGGCTGGTATGTGGCAACTGCTCTGATTTTCCACTGGCACACAGAGAAGGAGACAAGTCATCTGCTtttcagccctgccagcaggtgTGGTGAAGTCTAGGggaaagtgagaaaattaaCTGAAGTATCATATTAATTATGGCATTTTTAGGTTCCTTCTGAAAAATTCACAGAAGGATCTGTCCTGTcctttctgtggcttttcaaCTGTATCAAGTTGCACTTCTTTGGTAACAGCTGCACTGGCAGTCAAGTGTCTTCTGTAAAGCACAGAGGCAAAACCCAGACAGTTTTAGGAATATGGAGTATATACCTATACGCCTGCTCTTCTCTAGCATAgccatttttaaaggaaaattgtGGTGTAGGTTCAGATCTATAtatcttttctcatttctttggGTTTGATCTTGAATTTGAGACAAAACCCGGAAggttttattattcttatttagTGCATATATATGCTAAAATGGTGAGATTTTGTGAACACAGCTACTGTTGTAGATGTCTGTTCATGCtgagtgaaaacaaacaaataaatgaaagaagagCTTGTGAGATTTCGGCCATTTCCACTCTGAATGTGCCTCTGGCCTTAATCGATCCTAAAACCTGAATCTCAGCAACCTGCCTGCCACAAACCTTTGACATCGATCCGTGAGAAATTTCTTTGGAAGAACCATTGTACAATAAAATTCTCAGACAACATGTAGGGGCATCCTCTGTGGAGCCATACTGCTAGGAACAGGAGGTGTCTTGGACTTTTGGGTCCCTTCTGCCTCCAAACTGGAGAATTCATCTCTGTCTTCCAGTTAATTCAGCTTTTAACTGAAGCTTCATGCACAGGAAGGAGTTCATATATGTCAGTGATTTATGATTTCTTCTCGCTTGACTTCATCTTTACAGAACGTTGTTGGTTACTACAAGCAAAGACTCAGGCAGAAAAGTTGTAACGTTCCTCTATTCTACAGTGTACTTTCCCTActtcttctttgctttgttaTTTACATTTAGGAGCCTTTTCAGTTCTGCAAGGGACGTGTTTCTTAAACGTTATAAGATGGAAGCATAATTTTGGTGCTGTGACTATTTTCAGGTGTGATCCAAAACACCCCTGGATGCTGTACCCTGAGATTTGTTTCTCGTTGCTCAAATCCCATCACTAAGAGGGCTGGTTTTGCCTTGTTTGGAGCATCCCCTTGGGTGCCTCCCAGTAGGAGGAACTTTGGGGTTTAAGCTGGCATGGCTAcaacaaaaacataaataagTATCTGGAATTTCCCTGTCTCCCAGACTGGTTTCCCAGACTATTGTGAATCACTGTAAGACCATTACACTGCCTCACTGCCTTCACACGCACGAAATGTTCCCTTTCCCCACGCTCTTTGGGAAGTAACCAACCACCCCTTCACCTACTTCATCTTCCTGAGACCCATGAAATCTGTTTCCAGCAAATCTCGCTATACTACTGCCTGGAAGGGAATTCTTGTGCTGCCTGGGGATTGTGTAAGGTCTGCTCACACCCCCGGCATCCTCTGGCCTCTTCAGCAGCGCAGGCAGtgtgtggggagctgggagccaaCGTGTTTCCACTGCAATGGGTATGTTCAGAGGTGTGGAGATTGGGGGAGTGGTGAAAAGTTATGGATAATTGTACAGCGTGTCTGCTTTCACTCTCCTATCATGACTGGAGccaaacaaagaataaaataatatcACCCATTTGATAACAAAATTGGTGCGGCTATGTTGTGGGTAtcaacagaaatgttaaatgtaAAGGTTCCTGGACTACTGATTTATTTGGTTCTTTGCagcattttcctcctgttttgcTGAAGTGGCCCTGGGGGCCGAGCTGTCTCCAGGAACCATATCCTTCTACCATACGGCTACTTCTGCTCAGCCACTTTCCCTTTATCATCCTTCACCCCATCAAGACAGCACCGTTCATTTTAACAGCACCGGCTCTCTTAAAACAACACCCACAAGCCACAGAACAACTGCACAGCCAACAGACCAGCACCAGGCCACAGCAGCGCCGGGCCATCACACGacagcccaggcaggagcagccaccGTACGCGTGACCAGCCAAGTATCTCCCATGGTGACATCTACAACATCAGCAGACAACACAACTGCAGCTGGTCAGGCTACAGCCCAGGCAATGGAAACGGTTACACCTGCAGTGGTGAACACAACCATACAACCTACGTCCTCCAGCGGGGAAGCTGGAACAGGTGTGAGCacagaaataacagcagcagccacaaatGTAACCACAAACCATACAACACCAAACACGCAACAGACAGCTACTGCCACGACTACCGCAGCCACCACCATGCAAACTGTAAAGCCTGCCACAGGGTCAGGAAATCAAACAACAGTGCCCAGAACTCCAACAGCCACAGCCACGACCAACGCAACAACTGTTTCTCCAGCAACTCAAACAACCATCCCACCTACTACGACGACAGCCAGACCCACTTTAGCACCACAGCCTTCTCCCATCCCCACTGGCACGTACACAGTTTCCAACGGGACCAGGACCTGCATCAAAGCGGCCATGGGTTTGCAGCTGATGGCTCAAAATTCACTGAAGGTGGGGTAAAAGCCCTACAAGGCTGAGCTTTGTAGTGACTGTTTCTTCGCTagctggaatttatttttcttctttcaaagcaATTTTGAGAAGTTAGCTTGTGTGATAACAGTGAGCGGTTTGCTACCAGTCGAGGGCCTTCTCTGTGCCACTGCATCTCAGCTGCTGTACTTTGGCCTGTATGGTGGTGTCAGTAGGGTGTACGGGTGCTTTCTTATTTCAGTGGTGTATGTGTGGTAGCAATCCGGGGGGGGGGATCAGCCTTAAGCGTTATTGGTGTTTCCCAGAATGGGAGactatttaaaatctgaattgaCTTCAGTGAAGGGCTTGACATTGCGAGTTGcaatgaaagcaagaaattgTCGATTCACAGACTTGGGATTCAGGGGTGGGTTGTCTTTATGCTGGTGCATGGAGATTTTAGGATCAcaggagctgccaggctggATCAGAGCAAGGGTCCTGGAGAGCTGGTACCCTCCCCTAGCAGTAATCCACTGAATGATTCAGCAACAGGTATCATAAAACTCGAAATGGTGATGATGTCCTCAGATTTATGGTTTTGTAGCCTCCATTAATACAATATGTGGGGTTACATCCTCTGGAGTTAATATGCTTCAAGCCATCCCCATTACAAAttcaaatattcttttttgGCATTTGAATATGTCTAACGTGGGATGAGTAACTAGTATTggtaaaagtaattttcatccCTCGTCCTGGCGGAAGCCAGGGAGGGAGCATGATTCCCAGCCTCACCAGAGCATGGTGAGGTGTTTATTACAAAAGTAAGGTGCGTTTGAGATGAGACTGAAGGAGCCAGACCACGttcagggctgcagagctctcGTTTCAGACTACAGCGTGGGTtgccagctgctggagatgaACTGTGCGGGCATAACGAGGAGGCCGGGGTGGTACAAGGAAGCAACACATGTCAAAGCCAATCtaacccctgcctgcctctgtctTGATCTTCCCTCTGCCTTCAGGCACGCATTCCCActgctctctctttttaaatcaaaaatgATGCTCATCTGACCTTGCTCTGAATCATATCACTTCACCCGAATGAGCAGAAAACTCTTATTTCTGCCAGCTTAATGCACTGGGATGGCGCGGTGATGTGTCAGACACGGGCTAGTGCTGGTTTACGAGTGGGGAATGACCCCCTGGCAGACAGCAATTAGGCTGCCACCACCACTGGCCTGGCCATTCAGCCACACAGAGCCCTGAGGGGGtgcagaggagaagcagctaTAAATCTCTGCATGTTTCTGATTAAGTTTCCCCCCCCggctcctcagcagcagccccacaaTGTCTCTTCTCTCCACAGAAGCAGATGGAGTACATGGTGGTCAACCCCAATGAGACACAGACATCTGGGAGCTGCGGGACGGTGCAGGCTGAGCTGAGCATAACTTTCAGCGGAGGGTTTATAAACTTCACCTTTGCAAAGGTACCTGTTGCATTTGGAGAGGAAGGAGTGTTTGGGATGGGGGAGCTGGAGCTTAGGCTGCCTTTGATCCAGCTTGCGCTGTGGGAGAAGGTGTTTTATCCATCTCTATGCTAGTTTTAAACCTGTATATAAGGCACTGTCACTCCTGTTGTTCCCAAGAGGCTAGattcacagcagcacagaataattcaggttggaaacGACCCTTTTTGGAGGCcacctggtccaaccccctgctcgGTGCAGTGCTAACTTCAACGTTAAACCAGGTCTGGTCTATTTGAACTTTCAGTTTGGAAAGGCTCATACGTGCAATGGAGGGGAAGTGCAGTGCCTTGCCATCCTTTGTGTTAACAGTGTTAAAGCTGTTCGCTAGCGACACAGTCTAGACACGGCCTCGAGCAACACAGAAGTCGCATTTTTACAGAGGTAAAAATCTAGTGGGAGGCATGGCCAGGTCTGGTGTTTGCATTGGAGTGGGACAGAGGGAACGGCTTCGGGCTGGGGTCCCTGCACAGAACAGGGGGGTGTGCCGGGGGCTCTGACTCGCACTAGCAGGTTGCTGTTACGAAATGGTGTCTCAGGGACCACCGAGGGCAGACGAGGTGGCTCATTTGATTCCCGTACATGCCAAGTATCACAGCTGCCCAACTAGAAGCCGGCTGTGGCTGTTCAATCCAAAGGGCGACCTGTGCAATTTTAAGGAGCCACAGCCCATCCGCAGCTGAAGGGGCCTAATTTCTGGGTGGAAATTTCCAAACAAGTGAACTACAGCAACAAAATTGTAGGTAAGCGCCCTTAAAACGCTCCACACCAGAGAGACTTGTAAGTACACAGAGAAACCTGGGCGAGAGAGAGGCCCTGCTCACACAATGGGagaatgagctttttttttgacattgtGGCTGTTGGTCCCATGTTCCCCACTAGGACCACGTCATACGTGGGTGAGTCTTTAAGACAAACTGCCaagaatgctgctgctgttgtaacCACAAGAAAAAACTGCTGAGTGCTGCCATCCTCTCGCTCCCTCAGACATTTACACAGTTTACACTtttggggaggcagcaggcagtaCTGTTTGTCTGAAAGCTAATAAGGGCTGGGTGATGATGCCGGCAGGGCTAAAGACAGATGTTAATACCGTGTATAAGGTCGTTAATGGGCAGGGAGGAACACAGCATGGGTTGGATCCCATCGGACTCTGACTGAGCGTATTGGGCATGAGGGCTGTGTCCCGGAGCTCCATCGCAGTTCGGAGCTGCATCTGGCCACCACTGCCTATCTGACTCCTTCAGCTAGCCAAGCCAAAACGTCAACCTTACAGCCTGGTTTCAAGCTCAGATCAGTGGGAATCAAGAAAAGTACAAATGGTTCATCAGTCATTTCCATAGAAAGTCCAAGAGGCAAATTACACCACACCTGAGTCATTAATGCTTGAGCAGAGAAGAGATTTCAATTAATAATGGTCCTGATCTTAGTTTACGGCAGAAAGTTTTCTAAAAGCTACAGAAGAAAAGTGAGGTAAAAAATCAAGgagctgttttaaaacaaacgTTCAGTTCAGAACGTGAGTGTTTGCTTTAAACGTGCCCTTCCTGCACAAAGGGAGCGTTTTCTGTGTTACAAGGATCCTTAGAAAAAGTCTGGGGATTCAAGTACCCGTGaaagccccagcctgggcagccaAGGAGAGGGCAGTGAGCCTTCAGGGGGCACTTGACCCGTCTTGCCCCGAAGGAGGTGGTTATGGGCACAGCACCGGGCAATCCGCCCTTCGCTTACAGATAACCCTCAAGAGCATAGCAGGACTCGGCTCGGACTTTGAAATTCAGGTTAATAAGAAGtcattttgctgctggtttttttatgtgtttggcTCCCACAGCCTTTCTAACCACTTTGAACCTGGAGTGGTGGCACTCCCGATTTTCTCCGGTGAAGGAGGAGCTGGGTCAAGCGCTGGTGCTGCGGGAGGCGAGCGGCTGGCTTGGTGCTCAACCCTGCCAGCTGCCTTTGGCCAAGAACTTGAAACAAGGAGGTTTTGTAACCCACCCACAAGTAGGAGCAGGTGTTTTCCCCAAGCAAAGTTATTAACAAACAGAACATAGTGCTGCCACCACCAAAAAAAGGGCAATATTTGACTTCTTTAAGTAGGATTAACGCTGAGAACCTCTTCTCTGgtgtatttctttcttaaacttTCCCAAGTCATCCTACTGGCTTTTAAACTGCGTAACGTTAAAACTGGGTACATTCATTTCTGCTGCCATTTATCCACCAGCTGCACTCACCAGTGCCTGTGTGCTCACAGCTGGAATGACAACGAACGGCAGGGCTGCTACACAGACTCGCACTGTGCTCCACCACCACTTCCAGGGAGAAGCTCCCAGGGCTGGCTCTCCCTGAGCGACAGTCCAGGGCAGGACAGCATTCAGGCTGCACCGGGGTTTTAGGGCACATGCAGACAGGACACTTAGCTGGAAGTTTTGCTCTCTGATGTTGTACCAGGTGCTTTCCATGTCAGCAGTCCATAGACATTCGAAAAAAAGCCAGCCAGAACCAACAGTGTCAgcaggggggggaaaaagagtTATTTCTCCCCTGCACGTCCAGGTTGCTGTTTCCTCGTTTGTAGTGATGGCGGTTGGCAAAATAGGAAATGAGTGTGGTACTGGCATGAGGTGAGTTCCCGGCTCTCAGCTTGCTGCTGACCTCTCCCCCTTCAAAACAGTGACGAACGCAGAggccctgctgctttctgcGGTTTGCTCACCCACAGGGCATCTGTGCGTAAAGCGCGCTGCGGCACCAGGGGTCCCGAGTGCTTCTAAAGGTGTGGGCTGgggtcctgccagcagccaggctgcaggtcaGCGCGGGTTAATGCAGCGCAGGATTGCTCAAGAGAGTGCTGTGGGCTCTTGCAATGAGAGCAGAACAggtgattaaaaataaaatggcctTACCACGTGTCTGTCGATTTGCGCCACGTATACAATTTGCTCAGCTCCCTCTTACTTTTGGTTCCCACAGGATCTGGCCTGAGCAGTGTGTGAAATGGCACCTGCGTGGTCCAGGTTCGTGGAACTGAGAAGTACTGGTGATGCAGCCAAGACTGTTGCGTTACCCTGTGTCTTAGCTATTAGATGGAggatttggaaaagaaaaagcaatacaCCCAAGCAAGTTGATTCTTGGGTCTTGAAAGCgatgctttaaaatgtgtttctttggGAAATTCTTCATGACCATTTTGCTCTGGTGAACTGTATTGAACTGTATGTTTTTCACAATTACGAGGATGAAAAAAGATGTATCTTCTTTTACAGCAAGCTCCAGTGTACTACGTCAGTAAAATTGAGTCCAGATTACAGTTATCTTCCGAAGGTCAGTGATTTTTACACTGTATTAATTTCATATCATACTGTTCTGGGTGTGGGATAGGCTTTCATACCTTTAAAACAATGGCTTTTGCAAATTATGTGTTTTATCAGGCTTTCAACAAGTCATTCACTTAAAACTTATGGtatgaaaatggaagagaaggGACCAGGGCGCAGTTGCATCAGAATTgatcaatttttcttttgtcctcaGAAACTTCCCCTGCCCCACCTCTTTCAGAACAGACATTACTTCAAACCTAAATTTAGGATACAAAACAGTCCCCTAAGTTTTTAtctgcaaacacacaaaaatgctGTGACGCCAGTTCAGGTGCACATGTCTTTCCAATCTCATTAGCAAACTAAATTAACACAGTATCTGGATCACAGAAATGCAGGGCTGGATCCAGATTTCAAATACACCAACATGGACAGGGATGTCTGACATTTTGGTTGAGCAAAATTAAGAACTGGACCCAGGCTGAGGTTCTTCAAACCATCCTGAAATCCTAGACcttgtctgtgcttttctcaggggactggattttcttttttcctatatAGCCCTGCTTCTCGCCATTTGAACAAATGCTAAGAGAACATCACTTAAGTCAGAGGGACAAAATCTGAACCATCGCTTCAGATTTTCTGATGTTAATTTTGCACAAATTCTTCCCAATATATCAAATCTGTGATGGGTTAACGATTATGTTACGTTACGTCTCTGTTACTCATAAGTATTTGGATTGACTTTTGTccctgaaagaagaaaaacaaatcatgGGCTCATGCAGGTGTGTCCTAATACCACTGTGCTTTTTGGAAGCTCAGtgcctatttttttcctcactgatGAGCGCTTTCATTAGCCCAAGCAGAGCCTATTCTGATCTACAGCAATTAAAGTAAAGAAAAGCTGATCCAGAGGGCATGCCTCCCAGGGATGTTCTCAGTGTAAATGACCAAGGTTTTCCTGTGCACTGCTAAGTGTAAATTGCAGCAAATGCAAACTAATCAGCTTAATTGTAAGTTTTTAAATCCTCAGATATACTTTGAGTCCTTCGcagtggtgctggcaggagacaTTGCTGTCCCTCGCTGTTTGTTACCCCCTCTCTGCCAGACATTGCCACTTCACAGTCCGCCAGCAGTATTTTTGCTGTGAGCAAGCCCGTATCTTCTCTAAGATAAAAATGACTGAATTAACTGTATCAGTGCACACCGGTGTGTTGGTGTACTGTTGTACTGGTGCACTGATTCTGACTGAAGAGGACCAAGAGTATGCTGCGCGCTGTTGTGCCGGCAGGTGTGGTTGAGATCAGTGATGCAGAGCTGGCGATGTGGATGGTTTTGTCTGAAACTGGTATATCTGCTTTCAAAGGAGGATGTGCATGAAGGATATGCCCAGGTTACAAGATCTTTTCACGCTTTGAACTTGAGCcatatttttcataaagtaCCGTGGCactgaaatatgtttaaaaacatatttaatacATAAAGCAATACAGACTAGATATGTCAGATTCCCACGCTAGAGGTGGTATCTTTCTTGTCTGGAAATATGCTGGAGACCTAAGATAGCTGACTGCTCCTGTGAGAATCCTAACCCCTTCCTGCACACTCAGGTTGTTAAAGTAAGATTTGAAAAAGCACCTGAAATTTTAGCCACATTTTCAGACCCAAGCTCAGCTGAGTTGCCCATTgacaattatttaattttttatttaaataagaaaaaaccaCTCATTTGAATGTGGAAGAAATGTAATTGATACTTTGTGGGGAAAGTGTCCATGCTTTGGTTACATCTGGGATTGTTGCTCTGCCAAAGCAATGGGGATCCTCCGTTTGATCTCAGACAGATGTTGGTTCCAACAGAGTGAGCGTGGATccttatttctctctctctttatgGCCTCCAGGAATGCTTTATTATGCAGCCATACATGAGAAGCTGTTTACAACAAAGCTGGGGAATTCCTTTAAGTGTGCCAGCAAGCAAACCTTCGGCTTGGAGAAGGGCTTCCAGCTGCTCTTTGTTAATATGCAGCTGCAGGCATTCGATATTGTTGGTAACCAGTTTGGAAAAGGTAAGTAGAATGACCCCTTTTCCACCCTTCCGAGATCTACGTGTCAGTGCTGGTAGCCTGGCAGGTACGGTCTGCTAGATCATCACCATACACACGTGGTGACTCTGCTACACCTACAGCACAATCACAGCTCTGTAATGGTCCCCAAGTAACGtagcctgcctgctgctgtatTCTCACCCTTTTCTGAGTCATTTCAACACAGTGCTAGTACCTATGGAAGACGGAgaattctctttccttcctgcgTTCAGTACCTTCTGTTTCACCTCCTCATTAAATATGTTCAGCTCTACAGCCACAATATTATCCTTCACCCATTTTCTCCCAGACCAAGTGGAGGTGTGTTCACCACCATTGCATTGCCCAAGGGTCAGTTTAAAGTCACTATTCTTGATATAGTCAGATTTTAGCTATTTTGAAAGGCTCTCAACATTCATGAtgtcccacagctgcagcagcaaaactgccAGCTAATAAAGGATATTTCTGAATGCAGGATGATGcttccagagcagctgtgtcTAGACGTGATGAAATGTGCTTCTGAGGAGAAGCACGGTTGGCATGCTTCCAATTTCAGAACTAAATGTGATGCTCATCTCTGCAGTTTGTCTTCTTGAGTACAGCCACGAAGAGGCAACCATGTAGCTCActaaaagacagagagagaccAGTACTGACTCCTCTGGTCTCTGGATTGCCCACACTGGCAGAACGTATTGGGGCTCATCACAGCTTCTACCCTGCACCCACATCTGGGGTTCCTTCCACAGGGAAATGAGGTGTTGTCATCCTTGTTTCTTGTCCAGTGATGTAGCCAGGACCTGGTCAGGCTGTGGGGTCCAGGACTTCTGGGTGCACCAGGAAACCCCTGTGTCCCACAGTATGGACACTCTCATGGTCTGCTGCCCTACTTCCTATGAGATGCATGAAAGATCCTACAAAAAGCAGAGAGGTGGACTAGATGGGACCCTGTGGTTTCTTTCAACTTGTACATCTGTGACTTCTCAGGATGTTTCCATGCAAGAACTCAGGTGGACAGATAGGCTTATCAGCTCTCCAGCCCTTCACATGCACTAATACAACACTCCCTTCTTCTGACATTTGACTTTTTGCATGCTTACAAAATATTGCCGCCTTTTCAGTTTAGATCTGTCATTTGATGCGGTTTGGCTCTGTTTGATGATTCTTCTTTTGTTAAGTCATCGTTTTGTCTGCCTTTCTTATTCTCAAAGGAATATAATGGGAAACAACATTTGGGGCTTAAGACAGGGaccttttattttgcatgattttcttttaagttctTAAAAGCCACACAGAATCCAATCTATGCTTTCATTCTCATGAATAGGTTTTCATGGGATAATACTGAACTGGAACAACTCATGGGATCCCATCTGGTTCCTACATTCCCATTTGAATTTGTACAATGAGTGTGTTCAGTTATAGCTTTTAGTATGGCCTCACCTCTAGCAGAGACAGAGCTTAGGAAGACCTCTCCATGACCACCAAGGCCAGGCTATTCTCTGCTAATCAATACcatatacaaaattaaattagttttgCTCTTAATCAAATGGCTGAGATAGCAGCTGCCACCGCTGAAGTAATTCCCCAGTGGCCATGAAATAGTTATGAAACTGTTATGTACCTCTGCAGTACATGCATGTTTTGAAAGGCAAAATCCCCAGTGAAGGAATGACTCTACACATATCACCAGTCTCTTCCCCACGGGTGTCCATGGTAGTTTCACTTCTGTTGCTCATGATTtgcttacatttaaaaagagaagaaaaagaaaacgcTAATGATCATTGGTTTCAAGTTCCTAACAATTTTGTACAGACTGCAGAAGGATTACATCAATACCTTGGCCTGTTTAAATCTGGAAAGCTGTAGAAGTGTCTTCTGAACTACACTTTGGTGTATCAGAAACAATTTCTAGAGTTCATAGCCCAAGGTTTCATCCAGTTCAAACACCTGTGGCTTTTTCCAAATGGCCAATTCAAACATCTTCGGCTTTTGCAATActcaaatgcaaatatttttcagctcaCTTCCTTAAGAGCAGGTTACATTAACCagacaaagcttttaaaaggcAGCATCTACTAGAGTGCTGATGCCTTTGGCTTTGTGCCTTTGCATGACATGAAATCACCATCTGGATCAGATTTTGGGGAGAGCTGTGCGGATGCTCTGGAGCTGTGGCGTGATGTCATGCACTCCACATGCTCCCTAGGCTAGCTGCCAACCTTCAGCATAAAGATGCCCTTGGGGAAAAGCCAAAGCTAAACTACAATCTGTGCCAGCACTGTCATCAGAATGAGGCAATAACAACAGAGGCTTTTGTCTTGGAGCACTGCTGAGATCTGCCTTGGAGCAGTCACAGAGTGGAAGGGCTGGAGGGTGCTGGATCTCCCTCATGATCTGGGTGCAAACTGGATTCACTGCTGAGCTGGGATATGCTGTGGAGTTTAGCTGATCAAGCTACCCGACTTAGAAGATAGTTTGCTACTCAGGTCCCACTCAAAGCATCATACTAGAGGTCTTTCTTTCCCTGGAGCCCAAGGAAGGTCCATTCCTGTAGATCAGATGGAAGATGTAGGTCTGTCTGATCCAGTTCCAGGATAACACATTCGTGATCATTCCCAGACCTTCCCTTCACTCCCAGGGCTACACTTGTATTGTGAATTTGAGACTGATCCTGCCATTGTTACTTGGGTAAAAATTCCATTTAGGTCAGTGACCCAGATGGTGCAGTCTCTTCTTAGGAAAGCCGTCAATTTACCCCAATCTGTCAGTTCATTTTTACATAATGAGTTTCTATTTAATCAGAGGATGGCTTGAATATTCATTTGGGTAGGGAGTGGCTGAGGAAGTCAGAATTTGCCCCCTCTGTAGCTAAGAGGTATGTTTGGAGTGAATGTATCTTTGGATGGCTCTTAAAAGATATTATTTGTGTCAAcactttttctgattttatcaTATGTACAATAAAATTACAATGATACTGCTAAAGCAAACCCCTGGGCTAAGTCCAAGGATTCTGCCTTCTTAATC is part of the Falco naumanni isolate bFalNau1 chromosome 13, bFalNau1.pat, whole genome shotgun sequence genome and harbors:
- the LAMP3 gene encoding lysosome-associated membrane glycoprotein 3 isoform X2, yielding MGRSTRQFILLTFTCAFSSCFAEVALGAELSPGTISFYHTATSAQPLSLYHPSPHQDSTVHFNSTGSLKTTPTSHRTTAQPTDQHQATAAPGHHTTAQAGAATVRVTSQVSPMVTSTTSADNTTAAGQATAQAMETVTPAVVNTTIQPTSSSGEAGTGVSTEITAAATNVTTNHTTPNTQQTATATTTAATTMQTVKPATGSGNQTTVPRTPTATATTNATTVSPATQTTIPPTTTTARPTLAPQPSPIPTGTYTVSNGTRTCIKAAMGLQLMAQNSLKQMEYMVVNPNETQTSGSCGTVQAELSITFSGGFINFTFAKQAPVYYVSKIESRLQLSSEGMLYYAAIHEKLFTTKLGNSFKCASKQTFGLEKGFQLLFVNMQLQAFDIVGNQFGKEEECIPDKNSKAAPIAVGLSILGLFVIVFATFLISRRKPHRGYERI
- the LAMP3 gene encoding lysosome-associated membrane glycoprotein 3 isoform X1, which produces MGRSTRQFILLTFTCAFSSCFAEVALGAELSPGTISFYHTATSAQPLSLYHPSPHQDSTVHFNSTGSLKTTPTSHRTTAQPTDQHQATAAPGHHTTAQAGAATVRVTSQVSPMVTSTTSADNTTAAGQATAQAMETVTPAVVNTTIQPTSSSGEAGTGVSTEITAAATNVTTNHTTPNTQQTATATTTAATTMQTVKPATGSGNQTTVPRTPTATATTNATTVSPATQTTIPPTTTTARPTLAPQPSPIPTGTYTVSNGTRTCIKAAMGLQLMAQNSLKKQMEYMVVNPNETQTSGSCGTVQAELSITFSGGFINFTFAKQAPVYYVSKIESRLQLSSEGMLYYAAIHEKLFTTKLGNSFKCASKQTFGLEKGFQLLFVNMQLQAFDIVGNQFGKEEECIPDKNSKAAPIAVGLSILGLFVIVFATFLISRRKPHRGYERI